The proteins below are encoded in one region of Apium graveolens cultivar Ventura chromosome 4, ASM990537v1, whole genome shotgun sequence:
- the LOC141718510 gene encoding uncharacterized protein LOC141718510 → MDKSWIFKDRDTLDYEIGVEEFLIFAEENASDPKRILCPCKRCANFKKIVVKIIRGHLYENGFSLGYLDWIWHTQGFASRSSVNRNAPTPASTPAPAPTSARAPIPSPGLATETVNICDAAYNSSEYNNEPYQFRRFVADAEQPLYEGSECTKLESMLKLHNWKARFRISDSAFNDLLSTVGSLLPKDNVMPPNAYEAKKTLSDLGLEYIKYHSCPNNCILYRGVNVDASECPKCRLSRWKLGKDGKIRINVPAKVMWYFPIIPRFKRMFKSPSTSELMTWHLKQRIEDGKMRHPADSPSWRNIDYRWPAFGSDARNIRLALSADGINPHTNGLTNIYSCWPIVLVTYNLPPWLCMKRKFMMLTILVSGPHEPGNDVDVYLQPLIDDLKKLWEEGEPNVYDAYTKSYFTLKAILLWTINDFPAYGNLSGCVNKCYMCCPVCANDTVAKYLSHSRKMCYQGHRRYLARNHPYRKQKAAFNLQQELGQARQPLSGEEVLLQQDKIKFQFGKEVRKSKKVDCPWKKKSVFFELEYSKFHYVRHCLDVMHVEKNVCDSLIGTLLNMKSKSKDSEASRLDMIDMGVRADLAPQKGEKKPTYPLRFLICPRQKKRKCYHR, encoded by the coding sequence ATGGACAAATCTTGGATTTTCAAAGATAGGGACACACTTGACTATGAAATCGGGGTTGAAGAGTTTTTGATATTTGCCGAGGAAAATGCTAGTGATCCTAAAAGAATCCTCTGCCCCTGTAAAAGATGTGCTAACTTCAAAAAAATTGTAGTTAAGATTATCAGGGGACATTTATATGAAAATGGTTTTAGTCTAGGGTACCttgattggatttggcatacACAAGGGTTTGCAAGTAGGTCATCAGTTAATAGAAATGCTCCGACCCCTGCATCTACGCCTGCCCCTGCACCTACGTCTGCCCGCGCACCGATACCTTCCCCTGGCCTTGCAACAGAAACAGTCAATATTTGTGATGCTGCATATAATTCGAGTGAGTACAATAATGAGCCGTATCAGTTTAGGAGATTTGTGGCTGATGCTGAACAGCCTTTGTATGAGGGTAGTGAATGTACCAAGTTGGAGTCGATGCTAAAACTGCACAATTGGAAAGCTAGGTTCAGAATTAGTGATAGTGCCTTTAACGATTTGCTGTCTACCGTTGGCTCTCTCCTTCCTAAGGACAATGTGATGCCACCTAATGCATATGAAGCCAAGAAAACCTTATCCGACTTGGGCCTAGAATACATAAAATATCACTCATGTCCAAACAATTGCATACTGTATCGGGGGGTAAATGTTGATGCTTCCGAGTGTCCTAAGTGTCGTTTATCTCGCTGGAAGTTAGGAAAGGATGGTAAAATAAGGATTAATGTTCCTGCTAAAGTAATGTGGTATTTTCCAATTATACCGAGATTCAAACGGATGTTTAAATCTCCTTCTACATCTGAACTAATGACCTGGCACTTAAAGCAGCGAATAGAAGACGGAAAGATGCGGCATCCAGCCGACTCTCCTTCTTGGAGAAATATCGACTATAGGTGGCCTGCCTTTGGTAGTGATGCACGAAATATTCGTTTGGCATTGTCTGCAGATGGTATAAACCCACATACTAACGGTCTAACCAATATATACTCTTGTTGGCCAATAGTATTAGTGACTTATAATCTTCCTCCGTGGTTATGTATGAAGAGGAAATTTATGATGCTAACAATTTTAGTTTCCGGTCCACATGAGCCTGGTAATGACGTTGACGTATATTTACAGCCTTTAATCGATGATTTAAAGAAGTTGTGGGAAGAAGGTGAACCAAATGTTTATGATGCATACACCAAGTCATATTTCACTTTAAAAGCAATTTTATTGTGGACAATAAATGACTTTCCTGCATATGGAAATCTGTCCGGATGCGTTAATAAATGTTATATGTGTTGTCCAGTATGCGCTAATGATACAGTTGCCAAGTATTTAAGCCATAGCAGGAAGATGTGTTACCAAGGCCATCGGCGTTACTTGGCTAGGAATCATCCATATAGGAAGCAAAAGGCCGCTTTTAATCTACAACAAGAATTAGGGCAGGCACGTCAACCTCTGTCTGGAGAAGAGGTTTTATTGCAGCAAGATAAAATTAAATTTCAGTTTGGGAAGGAAGTAAGGAAGTCAAAGAAGGTTGATTGTCCATGGAAGAAAAAGTCGGTTTTTTTCGAATTAGAATATTCGAAGTTTCACTATGTCCGTCATTGTTTAGATGTCATGCACGTCGAGAAGAACGTCTGTGATAGCTTGATCGGCACACTACTAAATATGAAATCTAAGTCTAAAGATAGTGAAGCTTCTCGTCTTGACATGATTGACATGGGGGTTAGGGCTGATCTAGCTCCACAAAAAGGAGAAAAAAAACCTACTTACCCCCTTCGATTTTTAATTTGTCCAAGGCAGAAAAAAAGAAAATGTTATCATCGTTAA